The Methanolacinia petrolearia DSM 11571 genome has a segment encoding these proteins:
- a CDS encoding chemotaxis protein CheW, whose product MALIDVVVFEIGGTLYALDIHLAREIVEMMPITPVPRAPPHIAGIINLRGEITNILNLNRILNLPEHENEETQKIIVLMPDASGGSNVGIIVDNVRSVIQVEEENIDSMDNSFSKEAFVKGIIKEKTEESGAAGKTDLIIWLDMNLILAGLNIENL is encoded by the coding sequence ATGGCATTAATAGATGTTGTTGTTTTTGAGATAGGAGGAACGCTTTACGCACTGGATATTCATCTCGCAAGAGAGATCGTGGAGATGATGCCTATTACTCCAGTTCCAAGGGCTCCACCACATATAGCGGGCATTATCAACCTCAGGGGCGAGATTACAAACATTCTCAACCTGAACAGGATACTAAATCTTCCTGAGCACGAGAACGAAGAGACCCAGAAGATAATCGTCCTCATGCCCGATGCATCAGGCGGATCGAATGTTGGCATCATCGTCGACAATGTCCGCAGCGTCATCCAGGTCGAGGAAGAAAATATCGATAGTATGGACAACTCTTTTTCAAAGGAAGCTTTTGTCAAGGGCATAATCAAAGAGAAGACAGAGGAATCAGGCGCAGCAGGCAAGACGGATCTCATAATCTGGCTTGATATGAACCTGATTCTTGCCGGTTTAAATATCGAAAACCTGTAA
- a CDS encoding TldD/PmbA family protein, producing MSEFDSDSIIDDIIRKGQKIADEVEVAYESGKSIHATLKGREIGEAGVSDSWVFCIRIIDGGKIGCSTTNDPARWEKCLEAAKAGSKFAAGQDWEGLPGPSATNGTPESVFDEKLALDSSLISGYIEDLLNGASEYSVDVAGGGASASASSYKLANSAGLVYEGARTRIGVSLETISGTSTGYESDIVCFADRINPYDVGKQAAYLAAHSVGAGEIDTGTYDVVLSPIAASQLIGGIVVPALSGKNVKAGRSYFADKLGEQCLDESFTLRDDPFHGQGSWVRDAEGVPTRVLDLIKDGVVNEFSYDLKTAYRYGEKSTGSAVRSGDSPSIGFHNLYFEGERQDIFDEKVLYVHDVIGAHTANGITGDFSVETSNSTWREGGEDTDAVRAAMLSGNVFEMLKSIAGVSKEPRELGNVIMPSVRFNNLRVVGK from the coding sequence GTGTCTGAATTCGACAGCGATTCCATAATCGACGATATCATCCGGAAGGGGCAGAAGATAGCGGACGAGGTCGAGGTAGCCTACGAATCCGGGAAAAGCATCCATGCAACCCTTAAGGGACGGGAGATTGGCGAGGCCGGTGTCTCGGATTCGTGGGTATTCTGTATCCGCATTATCGACGGCGGAAAGATAGGGTGCTCGACTACGAACGATCCCGCAAGATGGGAGAAATGCCTTGAAGCGGCGAAGGCCGGCTCTAAGTTTGCCGCGGGACAGGACTGGGAAGGTCTTCCGGGTCCGTCTGCAACGAACGGAACTCCGGAGAGTGTATTCGACGAGAAGCTTGCACTCGATTCATCTCTTATTTCTGGATATATCGAGGATCTGCTGAACGGCGCCTCGGAATATTCTGTAGATGTCGCAGGGGGCGGTGCTTCGGCGTCTGCTTCATCTTATAAACTGGCAAATTCGGCAGGTCTCGTATATGAAGGAGCCAGAACCCGAATTGGTGTCTCCCTTGAGACCATATCCGGGACTTCGACCGGATACGAGAGCGACATTGTCTGCTTTGCCGACAGGATCAACCCGTATGATGTCGGGAAGCAGGCGGCATACCTTGCGGCACATTCTGTGGGTGCCGGGGAGATCGACACCGGGACGTATGATGTCGTCCTCTCACCGATTGCGGCCAGCCAGCTTATCGGAGGAATTGTCGTTCCGGCACTGTCCGGGAAGAATGTGAAGGCCGGGCGATCTTATTTCGCCGATAAGCTCGGGGAGCAGTGTCTTGACGAGTCGTTTACTCTCAGGGACGATCCATTCCACGGGCAGGGTTCGTGGGTGAGGGATGCCGAAGGTGTCCCGACGAGGGTCCTGGATCTCATTAAAGACGGGGTCGTAAACGAATTTTCGTATGACTTAAAAACCGCATACAGGTACGGCGAGAAATCGACCGGCAGTGCGGTCAGATCGGGCGATTCGCCCTCGATAGGTTTCCACAACCTCTACTTTGAAGGCGAAAGGCAGGATATCTTCGACGAGAAGGTTCTCTATGTCCACGACGTAATCGGTGCACATACCGCGAACGGTATTACCGGCGACTTCTCGGTCGAGACCTCTAACTCGACTTGGAGGGAAGGAGGAGAGGATACCGATGCTGTCCGGGCGGCGATGCTCTCCGGGAATGTATTTGAAATGCTTAAATCGATAGCGGGTGTGTCGAAAGAGCCGAGGGAGCTTGGAAACGTGATTATGCCCTCGGTGAGATTTAATAATCTTCGGGTCGTTGGTAAATAG
- a CDS encoding orotate phosphoribosyltransferase-like protein has protein sequence MSSLDELISKARLLHSEGRSTSQISDELSLSAETVTWLLTREKSGGDVPRDVLIDWSSISCDSNNLCLAASMMAQRFYFAREQAGLSEEEGSGFPDVVIGIAHSGIPLATLIAGNEGAMFAMYHPKKHAQGDSPSGSLNSSFAGVSNRSCLIVDDVVTTGNTITEAIEYIRKHGGEPVGILVLFDKRGLKEIGGVPLYSLVKVERID, from the coding sequence ATGTCATCCCTTGACGAACTCATCAGCAAAGCCAGGCTTCTCCACTCGGAAGGCCGGAGCACCAGCCAGATCTCGGATGAGCTCAGCCTCTCCGCAGAGACTGTGACATGGCTCCTGACCAGGGAAAAGAGCGGAGGAGACGTGCCCAGAGACGTACTCATAGACTGGTCGAGTATAAGCTGCGATTCGAACAACCTCTGCCTTGCCGCATCGATGATGGCGCAGAGATTTTATTTTGCACGCGAACAGGCGGGACTTTCCGAAGAGGAAGGCAGCGGCTTTCCGGATGTGGTCATAGGCATCGCACATTCAGGAATCCCCCTTGCGACTCTTATAGCCGGAAATGAAGGTGCAATGTTCGCGATGTACCACCCGAAGAAGCATGCACAGGGCGACAGCCCCTCGGGATCGCTCAACAGCAGTTTTGCGGGTGTTTCTAACAGATCGTGCCTGATCGTGGACGATGTTGTTACCACCGGAAATACAATTACAGAGGCAATAGAATATATCCGTAAGCACGGAGGGGAGCCTGTGGGGATTTTAGTACTCTTCGACAAGAGAGGACTGAAAGAGATCGGCGGTGTTCCGCTCTATTCGCTGGTTAAGGTCGAAAGGATCGACTAA
- the lonB gene encoding ATP-dependent protease LonB encodes MNNEDTINENIDKPEDIVESPVNETPSAPEDAGFTADPGKPGEGPKLIAADTGDHSTEDAGQPGIKTEEIDLDTLNSSSEIEVPKRLIDQVIGQDHAVEVIKKAAIQRRHVMMIGTPGTGKSMLAKAMAELLPKEDLQDILVYPNSDDSNTPIVRTVKAGRGKEIVNAHKAEAKKRAQTRNTMIMLLVFGIMGYAIITGQLLMGIIGAAFIFMALQYTRPKEEAMVPKLLVSSQKEGNAPYVDGTGAHAGALLGDVRHDPFQSGGLETPAHDRVEAGAIHKANKGVLFIDEINTLTPHSQQNLLTALQEGEFPITGQSERSSGAMVKTEPVPCRFVMIAAGNVDAIEGMHPALRSRIRGYGYELFMQDSMPDTEENQKKFIRFIAQEVKNDGKIPPFDKGAIEEIMREARRRSNRKGHITLKLRDMGGLIRVAGDMARQDDSEITTAEHVLKAKEIARSVEDQISGEITQRSREYELTVVSGSEIGRVNGLAVVGHDSGQVLPIMAEATPTQSKVGGEVIATGLLKEIAQESIKNISAIIKKLTQKDIKDMDIHIQFIGTYNGVEGDSASVSVATAVISAIEGIPVRQDVAMTGSLSVRGNVLPIGGVTYKIEAAAKAGITTIIIPESNLADVLIEDRYKEMVTIIPVKKFEDVLDIALVPEKKKDFMERVKELAKITPSEINIKAPPKPLHG; translated from the coding sequence ATGAATAATGAAGATACAATAAATGAAAATATCGATAAACCGGAAGATATTGTCGAATCGCCGGTTAATGAAACCCCTTCTGCTCCTGAGGATGCCGGTTTTACCGCTGACCCCGGGAAGCCCGGAGAAGGCCCGAAACTTATCGCCGCCGACACAGGGGATCACTCTACCGAAGATGCCGGCCAGCCGGGGATTAAGACCGAGGAGATCGATCTCGATACCCTGAACTCTTCATCCGAGATCGAGGTCCCCAAGAGGCTCATCGACCAGGTCATCGGCCAGGACCATGCGGTAGAGGTCATCAAGAAAGCCGCAATCCAGCGCAGGCACGTGATGATGATAGGAACGCCGGGTACAGGCAAATCGATGCTTGCAAAGGCGATGGCCGAACTTCTGCCCAAAGAGGACCTCCAGGACATTCTGGTCTATCCCAACTCCGACGACTCCAACACGCCGATCGTAAGGACTGTCAAGGCGGGAAGGGGCAAGGAGATCGTCAACGCCCACAAGGCCGAGGCGAAGAAGCGTGCCCAGACAAGAAATACGATGATAATGCTCCTCGTATTCGGAATAATGGGGTACGCCATAATCACCGGACAGCTGCTTATGGGAATCATCGGTGCGGCGTTCATCTTCATGGCGCTCCAGTACACCAGGCCGAAAGAGGAGGCAATGGTCCCGAAGCTGCTCGTATCCAGCCAGAAGGAGGGCAACGCACCTTACGTCGACGGAACCGGTGCACATGCAGGTGCACTGCTCGGCGACGTCCGCCACGATCCGTTCCAGTCCGGAGGTCTCGAGACCCCTGCACACGACCGTGTAGAGGCGGGTGCGATCCACAAGGCGAACAAGGGTGTTCTCTTTATAGATGAGATCAATACCCTGACGCCCCATTCCCAGCAGAATCTCTTAACAGCCTTACAGGAGGGAGAGTTCCCTATAACAGGCCAGAGCGAGAGATCGAGTGGTGCGATGGTCAAAACCGAACCCGTGCCGTGCAGGTTCGTCATGATCGCGGCAGGAAACGTGGATGCCATCGAAGGGATGCACCCGGCTCTCAGGTCGCGTATCCGTGGATACGGTTACGAACTCTTCATGCAGGACTCGATGCCCGACACCGAGGAGAACCAAAAGAAGTTCATCCGTTTCATTGCACAGGAAGTAAAGAACGACGGGAAGATTCCGCCGTTCGACAAGGGTGCGATCGAGGAGATCATGAGAGAGGCACGCCGCCGGAGCAACAGGAAGGGACATATTACACTGAAGCTTCGTGACATGGGTGGGCTGATCCGTGTTGCGGGAGATATGGCCCGGCAGGACGATTCGGAAATTACGACCGCAGAACATGTCTTAAAGGCAAAAGAGATCGCAAGGTCTGTCGAGGACCAGATCTCCGGCGAGATCACGCAGAGGAGCCGCGAGTACGAGTTGACGGTCGTAAGCGGCTCCGAGATCGGAAGGGTAAATGGTCTTGCGGTCGTCGGCCACGACTCTGGCCAGGTCCTCCCGATTATGGCGGAAGCGACACCGACGCAGAGCAAGGTCGGCGGAGAGGTCATTGCAACGGGTCTCCTGAAGGAGATCGCACAGGAGTCGATAAAGAACATCAGTGCGATCATCAAGAAGCTGACCCAGAAGGATATCAAGGACATGGATATCCACATCCAGTTCATCGGGACATACAACGGGGTCGAGGGAGACTCGGCCTCGGTCAGCGTTGCAACAGCGGTAATCAGTGCAATAGAGGGAATCCCGGTCAGGCAGGACGTAGCGATGACCGGTTCGCTCTCGGTAAGGGGCAATGTACTCCCGATAGGAGGAGTCACCTACAAGATCGAGGCAGCCGCAAAGGCGGGCATTACGACGATCATCATTCCCGAGTCGAACCTTGCCGACGTTCTCATCGAGGATCGCTACAAGGAGATGGTCACTATAATACCGGTCAAAAAGTTCGAGGATGTGCTTGATATCGCACTTGTGCCGGAGAAGAAGAAGGATTTCATGGAGAGGGTAAAGGAGCTTGCAAAGATCACTCCCTCGGAGATAAACATAAAAGCTCCCCCAAAACCTCTCCATGGGTGA
- a CDS encoding nucleotidyltransferase family protein, translating to MNESNLKVPKKKIAEFCKRNHIRRFALFGSVLRDDFGPDSDVDILVEFEDNHTPGLFKIFDLEEELSVIFGNRKIDLRTPGDLSRYFRAEVISNSEVCYGT from the coding sequence ATGAATGAATCCAACCTGAAAGTCCCGAAAAAAAAGATCGCGGAGTTCTGCAAAAGGAATCATATAAGAAGATTCGCTCTCTTCGGGTCCGTACTCCGGGATGACTTCGGACCTGACAGCGATGTCGACATCCTCGTGGAATTTGAAGACAATCATACCCCTGGACTTTTCAAAATTTTTGATCTGGAGGAAGAACTTTCAGTTATTTTTGGAAACAGGAAGATCGATCTCAGGACCCCCGGCGACCTGAGCAGGTACTTCAGGGCGGAAGTAATCAGTAACAGTGAAGTCTGCTATGGAACGTAA
- the thsA gene encoding thermosome subunit alpha, whose protein sequence is MLAGQPIIILRDNVDVTSGREAQHSNIMACKAIASAVRTTLGPRGMDKMLVSPSGDVVITNDGATILHEISVEHPAAKMMISVAEAQDDEVGDGTTTSCILIGELMEEAERLFAKKIHPTVIANGYTLAMEKALEILNENAIESKGEDRELLVKVANTAVTGKSIEMMKDKISSIVVDAVLAVAEKDENGKYAIDEDDVKIKTVVGDSLEEAELLSGFMIDKTRCDEGMPKKVTNAKVALLAQPLEIKKTETKSKIKITTSEQMEAFSDSEKAKLKEYADLIVASGANVVLCQKGIADAVQYHLSHAGILAIQDVPEKDMKSFSRALHGTIVNSVKDLDESVFGNAESVEEMKDIKATKFTGCKNGKIVTILLKGSNQIFVDELERAAYDAARVVMDALEDGKYVVGAGAIDAELCLGLRSYAATVGGRTQLAIDAFANIFEAIPNTLAENSGLDPIDILVDLKSAHANGEKYAGINVFTGKIVNMYDDGVIEPMRVKRQAIQSAAETAALLIRVDDMMVSKSAAQMNR, encoded by the coding sequence ATGTTAGCTGGACAGCCCATTATAATTTTACGCGATAATGTCGACGTTACAAGCGGAAGGGAGGCGCAGCACTCGAATATCATGGCCTGCAAAGCCATTGCAAGTGCTGTCCGCACGACCCTCGGTCCCCGCGGAATGGACAAGATGCTCGTATCCCCGTCGGGAGATGTGGTAATCACAAACGACGGTGCAACTATTCTTCATGAGATTTCGGTAGAGCACCCCGCAGCTAAGATGATGATATCGGTTGCAGAGGCCCAGGACGACGAGGTCGGCGACGGCACTACGACATCCTGCATTCTCATCGGCGAACTCATGGAAGAGGCGGAAAGACTCTTTGCAAAGAAGATCCACCCGACGGTCATCGCCAACGGATATACTCTCGCAATGGAGAAGGCACTTGAGATCCTCAACGAAAACGCGATTGAGTCCAAAGGAGAGGACAGGGAACTCCTCGTAAAAGTTGCAAACACGGCCGTTACAGGCAAGTCGATCGAGATGATGAAGGATAAGATCTCCTCGATCGTTGTTGATGCCGTGCTCGCTGTTGCCGAGAAGGACGAGAATGGGAAATATGCAATCGACGAGGACGATGTTAAGATCAAGACGGTTGTAGGCGACAGTCTCGAAGAGGCTGAACTTCTCTCCGGGTTTATGATCGACAAGACACGCTGCGACGAGGGAATGCCGAAGAAGGTCACGAACGCAAAGGTCGCACTTCTCGCCCAGCCTCTCGAGATAAAGAAGACCGAGACGAAGTCGAAGATCAAGATCACAACCTCCGAGCAGATGGAAGCATTTTCGGACAGTGAGAAGGCGAAGCTGAAGGAATATGCAGATCTGATCGTTGCATCCGGTGCAAATGTGGTTCTCTGCCAGAAGGGAATCGCCGACGCAGTCCAGTACCACCTTTCCCATGCAGGAATCCTTGCAATCCAGGACGTACCCGAGAAGGACATGAAGTCTTTCTCCCGTGCACTCCACGGAACGATCGTCAACTCGGTAAAGGATCTCGACGAATCGGTCTTCGGAAACGCCGAGAGCGTCGAGGAGATGAAAGATATCAAAGCGACGAAGTTTACCGGGTGCAAGAACGGAAAGATCGTCACGATCCTCCTGAAGGGCTCCAACCAGATCTTCGTCGACGAACTCGAGCGTGCGGCATATGATGCGGCTCGTGTCGTGATGGATGCACTTGAGGACGGGAAGTATGTTGTCGGCGCCGGTGCAATAGACGCTGAACTCTGCCTCGGTCTCCGCTCGTATGCGGCTACTGTAGGCGGAAGGACACAGCTTGCAATCGATGCGTTCGCTAACATCTTCGAAGCGATCCCGAACACCCTTGCGGAGAACTCGGGACTCGACCCGATCGACATCCTCGTAGACCTGAAGTCAGCACATGCAAACGGGGAGAAATACGCAGGAATCAACGTGTTCACCGGAAAGATCGTGAACATGTATGACGACGGCGTAATAGAGCCGATGCGTGTCAAGAGACAGGCAATCCAGAGTGCGGCAGAGACTGCGGCACTTCTCATCAGGGTAGACGACATGATGGTTTCAAAGTCTGCCGCCCAGATGAACAGATAA
- a CDS encoding ribose-phosphate diphosphokinase, translated as MKIIGAEHSQVLAAKTAHILGAELLSAEFRSFPDGELYVRADAPAEDLVIIGSITNSDSLIQLLLLIDACEEADSLSLVIPYMGYARQDKKFRPGEPISARAVALALSQGIDRVYTINIHENTVLDHFEVPAENISIAERISDYIRSMKPGNPLILAPDEGAADFASDVASFGGFEHDHLQKIRLSGTEVNIAPKNMDANGRTVFIVDDIISTGGTLATAAGMLKEQGAAEVHAACVHGVFTNGGYARLAAAGIKSVAASDTIESGASSFSAAESISAALRGR; from the coding sequence ATGAAGATCATTGGTGCAGAGCATTCCCAGGTTCTTGCGGCGAAAACCGCTCATATATTAGGCGCCGAACTGCTTTCGGCAGAATTCAGATCGTTTCCCGACGGCGAACTCTACGTAAGGGCTGATGCCCCGGCAGAAGATTTGGTGATTATAGGCAGCATTACAAACAGCGACTCGCTGATCCAGCTCCTCCTGCTGATCGACGCCTGCGAAGAGGCTGACAGCCTTTCGCTTGTAATTCCTTACATGGGCTATGCAAGGCAGGACAAGAAGTTCAGGCCGGGCGAACCGATCAGTGCAAGGGCCGTTGCACTAGCTCTTTCGCAGGGAATAGACAGGGTTTATACGATCAATATTCACGAGAACACGGTCCTCGATCATTTCGAGGTCCCTGCAGAGAACATAAGCATCGCAGAGAGGATCAGCGACTACATCCGCTCGATGAAGCCGGGAAATCCCCTCATCCTTGCTCCGGACGAGGGAGCCGCAGACTTTGCATCTGATGTCGCGTCATTCGGAGGCTTCGAGCACGACCACCTGCAAAAGATCCGCCTCTCGGGAACCGAAGTTAACATCGCTCCGAAGAACATGGATGCGAACGGAAGGACGGTCTTCATAGTCGACGACATCATATCCACCGGCGGAACCCTTGCAACTGCCGCAGGGATGCTGAAAGAGCAGGGGGCGGCCGAGGTGCATGCCGCATGCGTCCACGGTGTGTTTACAAACGGCGGCTACGCCAGACTCGCGGCTGCAGGCATCAAATCCGTCGCAGCAAGCGATACGATAGAGTCGGGTGCAAGCAGCTTCTCAGCGGCGGAATCGATCTCAGCCGCACTGCGTGGAAGATGA
- a CDS encoding pro-sigmaK processing inhibitor BofA family protein: protein MIDTLITVLIAAGIVIVLWYFLKNVTTLIVNSIVGIVTIVIISQLNILGMESFKLTWGAVLVCALGGLPGAILLIVLNFAGISI from the coding sequence ATGATTGATACGCTGATCACTGTCCTTATCGCGGCAGGTATTGTCATAGTGCTTTGGTATTTCCTGAAGAACGTAACGACGCTGATTGTCAATTCGATCGTCGGAATAGTCACGATTGTAATTATCAGCCAGCTCAATATTCTCGGGATGGAATCGTTCAAACTCACCTGGGGAGCGGTCCTCGTCTGTGCACTCGGCGGCCTCCCCGGTGCGATCCTGCTGATCGTTTTGAATTTTGCAGGGATTTCGATATAA
- a CDS encoding NOB1 family endonuclease, with protein sequence MKRKIVTDSTFFFTDLPLDGDLIVPSAVFEELKDLNSKMRFEKYRESGLIVTGPDRKSVEEVKKAATKSGDISVLSATDIDVAALAYETGAAVATDDFALSNTAQHMGIEVIPLQQRAAKKKKWRYRCTGCGRYYSEPGICEVCGLEIKRKVK encoded by the coding sequence ATGAAGAGAAAGATAGTAACAGATTCGACATTCTTTTTTACCGATCTCCCCCTCGACGGAGATCTCATAGTCCCATCCGCCGTCTTTGAGGAATTAAAGGACCTCAACTCGAAGATGAGATTTGAAAAATACCGCGAATCCGGCCTCATCGTTACCGGCCCGGATAGAAAATCTGTCGAAGAGGTCAAAAAAGCCGCAACGAAGAGCGGCGACATCTCCGTTCTCTCCGCGACCGATATCGATGTGGCGGCACTTGCATACGAGACAGGAGCCGCAGTCGCTACCGACGACTTCGCACTCTCGAATACCGCACAGCACATGGGAATCGAGGTGATCCCGCTCCAGCAGAGGGCGGCAAAGAAAAAAAAGTGGCGTTACAGGTGCACCGGTTGCGGCAGGTACTACAGCGAACCGGGCATCTGCGAGGTCTGCGGGCTGGAGATAAAAAGAAAGGTTAAGTGA
- a CDS encoding TldD/PmbA family protein has translation MEEPRYYDIRHVSGVSTHIDIENGRIDSAGSSFYDVALLRVLGKKGWGLVSIENFSGKTKKDIEGFIREAMRYASVTEEEVILGDAPSGLLDVPKIENNPADVSLEEKCDLLRAIESSARIDGIVSTRAGYVEGSSTVYFTDSCGNEYSYPVCRSGYGINAIAGRNGNMQAARESERTIAGLNMYHKEHKGMEAAERALKLLEAAPAKGGIMNAVLDQELAGVFAHEAVGHASEGDLVKEGVSVLKGRIGEKIGDSALSVTDDPTLHEFGFMPLDAEGVRPKKTAIIKKGVLNSYIHNRQTLALIGDGDAGHARAEGGAVPQVRMSNTFIENGDSTYDEIVAECRNGVLLKGSRGGQVDPGRGVFQFNAEYGYVIENGELAGMIRDVSLSGDILKTMHNIVLCGNDLRLNQGYCGKGGQSVPVTDGSPHVLLKDAVVGGQGV, from the coding sequence ATGGAAGAACCAAGATATTATGATATTCGGCATGTGAGCGGGGTCTCTACCCATATAGATATCGAGAACGGGAGGATCGACTCTGCCGGAAGCAGTTTTTACGATGTCGCACTTCTCCGCGTTCTCGGGAAGAAGGGCTGGGGCCTTGTCAGCATCGAGAACTTTTCCGGCAAAACAAAGAAGGATATCGAGGGTTTCATCCGTGAAGCTATGCGTTATGCATCGGTTACGGAGGAAGAAGTCATTCTTGGAGATGCACCCTCCGGCCTTCTTGATGTCCCGAAGATTGAAAATAATCCCGCTGATGTCTCACTCGAGGAGAAGTGCGACCTGCTCCGGGCGATTGAGTCTTCGGCCCGTATAGACGGGATCGTAAGCACCCGTGCGGGATACGTGGAAGGATCTTCCACGGTTTATTTCACCGATTCCTGCGGGAACGAGTATTCGTATCCCGTATGCCGGTCAGGTTATGGGATTAACGCGATCGCAGGCCGTAACGGGAACATGCAGGCGGCAAGGGAGAGCGAGAGAACAATCGCAGGGCTGAACATGTACCACAAGGAGCACAAAGGAATGGAAGCGGCTGAAAGGGCGCTGAAGCTTCTCGAAGCGGCTCCTGCGAAGGGCGGGATCATGAACGCAGTCTTGGACCAGGAGCTCGCCGGAGTCTTCGCACACGAGGCGGTCGGCCATGCAAGCGAGGGAGATCTCGTCAAGGAAGGAGTTTCGGTGCTTAAAGGCCGTATCGGAGAGAAGATCGGCGATTCTGCCCTTTCGGTCACGGACGATCCGACCCTTCACGAGTTCGGGTTCATGCCGCTGGATGCGGAAGGCGTCAGGCCGAAGAAGACCGCGATTATCAAAAAAGGTGTCCTTAACTCATATATCCACAACAGGCAGACCCTTGCACTCATCGGCGACGGAGATGCAGGTCATGCCCGTGCCGAGGGCGGAGCGGTTCCCCAGGTCAGGATGAGCAACACATTCATAGAGAACGGGGACTCCACATACGACGAGATTGTGGCAGAGTGCAGGAACGGTGTTCTGCTGAAGGGCTCAAGAGGAGGACAGGTCGATCCTGGCAGGGGAGTATTCCAGTTCAACGCCGAATACGGCTATGTGATCGAGAACGGCGAACTCGCGGGTATGATAAGGGACGTCTCCCTCTCAGGCGATATCCTGAAAACGATGCACAACATCGTCCTCTGCGGCAACGACCTGCGGCTCAACCAGGGTTATTGTGGAAAAGGCGGGCAGTCCGTCCCGGTTACGGACGGATCGCCGCATGTTCTGCTGAAGGACGCAGTGGTAGGTGGTCAGGGTGTCTGA
- a CDS encoding DUF6159 family protein: MTGRISRGWRLFKATFAILKAEKSLALFPVISAILSLLVLVVFIFPALMIFSSTGADTESWGATQYAMWIVFLFAFYFVIYLITIFFKGAVISNATEVMKGNNPTMGQGIGASASHIGKLAVWALIQATIGLILSMIRNRDNIVATIISSLIAAAWELVTFFVIPILIFEEQGIPGSIKESWNLFKKTWGETVVSGFSFVLIYIPAFILFFLAIGSIALGIQTVTIAAFGLFLIVLLSTAVLASTLHGILVALLYNFAKTGEIPDMIDRDLIENAFVESKKKKTPAYSGGGNI; the protein is encoded by the coding sequence ATGACCGGACGAATTTCACGCGGGTGGAGGCTTTTCAAGGCTACATTCGCAATATTAAAGGCCGAGAAAAGTCTTGCACTCTTCCCGGTGATCTCGGCGATTCTGAGTCTGCTTGTTCTGGTAGTGTTCATATTTCCTGCACTGATGATCTTCAGCTCGACCGGCGCCGACACGGAATCCTGGGGAGCGACCCAGTACGCGATGTGGATAGTATTCCTGTTCGCATTCTACTTCGTAATATACCTGATTACCATTTTCTTCAAAGGTGCCGTCATTTCGAACGCAACCGAGGTAATGAAGGGGAACAACCCGACGATGGGGCAGGGAATAGGAGCGTCGGCCTCTCATATCGGAAAGCTTGCTGTATGGGCATTGATCCAGGCGACAATCGGGCTTATCCTGAGCATGATCCGCAACAGGGACAATATCGTTGCAACGATTATATCGTCGCTCATAGCAGCTGCATGGGAGCTTGTCACGTTCTTCGTAATACCGATTCTCATATTCGAAGAACAGGGCATCCCTGGCTCGATCAAGGAGTCATGGAACCTTTTCAAGAAGACCTGGGGCGAAACGGTGGTATCCGGGTTTTCTTTCGTCCTCATCTATATTCCCGCGTTCATCCTGTTCTTCCTTGCAATAGGATCAATCGCTCTCGGGATACAAACTGTAACGATCGCGGCGTTCGGGCTCTTCCTGATCGTTCTGCTTTCAACCGCTGTTCTGGCGTCGACTCTCCACGGAATCCTCGTGGCACTGCTCTATAACTTTGCAAAGACCGGTGAGATCCCGGACATGATCGATCGCGATCTCATCGAGAATGCGTTTGTCGAATCGAAGAAAAAGAAGACCCCCGCATATTCAGGCGGCGGAAACATCTGA
- a CDS encoding HepT-like ribonuclease domain-containing protein, whose translation MERNDRIYVLHAVDAAEKALEISGRIQRKDLDSDEIYGLALIRLLEIIGEAANLVSADFQEKYPAIPWKHMISMRNRLIHGYFDINYDIVWDTVKNDLPPLIKSLKQALK comes from the coding sequence ATGGAACGTAATGACAGGATCTATGTTCTTCATGCTGTTGACGCGGCAGAGAAGGCGCTTGAAATTTCAGGCAGAATTCAAAGAAAGGATCTTGATTCAGATGAAATCTACGGACTTGCTCTCATAAGACTTCTTGAAATCATTGGTGAGGCTGCCAATCTTGTTTCGGCAGACTTTCAGGAGAAATATCCGGCAATCCCATGGAAACATATGATCAGTATGAGAAACAGATTAATTCATGGATATTTCGATATTAACTACGACATCGTCTGGGACACAGTAAAAAATGACCTTCCTCCACTTATCAAATCATTAAAACAGGCTTTAAAATAA